The sequence taATAAACTAAAATCTTGTAGAGATGCAGGCCTATTCTTTGTACAATCTGTGTAATctttctacatatatataaggCTACTTAATGTTTAATGGAATATTTTAAGAGAATTTGGgccaaagaaaaaatgaagtgtACGTGTTACACGTCACTGCATTAGCTAGGTGTTGATGATTTTAGTGAAGATAGGAGCTAGACATGATTGGTGTAGAGCTAGCAAAAGCTATAACTtcacaagggaaaaaaaaaaaaaaatgaagccagcaagagctatatatatatatatagtacttgatCTGCAGATAACAAAAGCTATAactttcttgtaaaaaaaaaaaagtggggtttGAAGCTTGGACGATAGCCTGtcattagattatatatattcttgctATATATTCACATGATCAACTTATATTTTACTTTGAGGGGGGGATTAAAAACAACATTTACAAGCTGGGGTCTCCGGCCTGCACCTTTCTTGAGTCATCAAGTCATATCtctacacctttttttttttttttttttcgtgtgaATGTTTCTTCCTCCGTTTGTTTAATTGGTTCTTTTAATTTgctttctatattatttttcatacacAAGCTTTATCATCAGATCATGCATATTAGGCAGCGAACGTGAGTTATGATTCATTTCATTAGTCCCAAGACACTCCATCTTAAATGAGTTGATGCCTTTTAATGAATTGATGTCTCTTTTCATgtatgtttgtttttgtttagcttctaatttatttttctccatcttcatttcttgaatGATTTGATGCTTTTTAATATagcctagttattttttaaactaattgttTGCTTCTAATTTACTTTTTCAGTTTATTtaattgtgatatggatccaaTACCTAGTGGAGACAATCGTCCATaaggggatgtggcggatgcTAGTACTAAtgctcctacaccggtgggtacttccacccctagagccacatctaagACAGCTACATTTAGAGCAACAGCTACATTTTGTGTGAGTAGTCGACTTTCAGTAGATATAGAacatgaggatatgttcaacgaagggGGGATATGCCCATTGAGCACGATCAACCACCACGGCCTTCTAAAAAAAGGTCATGGACATgagagcatttcaccaaaattcctggtgatcGTGTGAACCCGTAAGCAAGATGTCACCACTATGGGCAACTTTGTGGTTGCCATTCGAATAAGTAAGGCACCAGTGTGTTAATAACACATCTAAATGAttgccaacgatataagatcACGAAGGGATTGGcggccactgatcagaccaagcTCAGTTACTAAACTTCTACGggcactgatggtacacaggcTAAGAAATTGATCATCCTTCTATACAGTGAGAATATGTTGAGGGACATACTTGTaaagatgataattactgataaGATGCCCTTTACCATAGTCGACAAAAGAAGCTTCTAAAACTTTATACAAACTattgagccacgatttctcaTTCCATCACGATATAtggtgatgcgagattgtatgaagagacATGCGAAGAAGAAGgcggagatgaggaagatatttattaccactggccagaaaGTGTCATTTACGACTGACAAATGGACGTCCATACAAAACGtatgctacatgtgtatcacagcacactacattgacaatgagtgtattttgcataaaagaattattggcttcaaaaaaattatggatcatAAAtctgcatccattggggcgaagatggatgattgtataaaggACTGGAGAATTCAAAAAGTGTTGTGTATTACAATTGATAATGCCAGTGCcaatgaaacaacaattgattAGTTTAAGCGAAACACAACGGTgaaagatgatgtcattcgggcccatgagtttattcatgttcgatgttgtgctcatatcttcaacctcatagttgttgaggggttaagaggttgatgattctaTTACCAAAGTCTGCCgcattgtgagatatgtgaggggttcccccaaaggcttgccaagttttaAGGTGATAACAGAAGATCTTTAGATtgaatattatagtatattatgtTTAGATGTTCTGATTTGATGAAATTCTACAttcatgatgttggatgtggtaCAGAAGTACCAAAGAGcgttcgagcggatggaggtcgaggatgggagcctgaggtatgctttgttggagccaacAGGACAGGGGCTCAGTGTGCCgaacgcacatgattggactaGTATGAggtattttcttcagtttttgaaaattttttatgacataaccatgcggatatctggatccaaatatatgaCTGTGAACTTGTATTTCAGCGAGCTCTCAAGCTTCACTTCCACTTgcaaaatagttgtactgactctaagatattgttatctgctatggctacggggatgaagaccaaatatgataaatattgagagaatattgagaaaataaatagattactttttgtggctgtgatccttgacctcCAAtataagttggccgttctagaattttgagTAAATTCCATCCTCGATGCAATGAAGGTTGTAGAGTTTATTAGAatgctaaaaagtgatattgatgacctaTATAGTCACTATAGCAATAATTGTCAACCTTCATCcacagttggtagctcctcacattcgaggccaaCAGGGTCGACAACTTCCTTAGTTGATACTAACCCATCCGGAGAGGTTACAGTCCATCTTATTATGCAgtagtatcatcaactcattgcAACGAGAAATATTATGCAGTGTACGTCTAAGGTtaaacgatattttatggaaactgtcgaggcacctagtggtgtatttcagttattaacttggtggaaggttaattccaccaagtatccagtcatttTCTGTATAGCCCGAGATATGCTAGTCATTcatgtcactacggttgcctcaaaGTTGACATTTAGCATGAGAGGTTGTGTGTTAGATGCTTATCGGatttcattgtcaccgtcaatcATGGAGGctctcgtttgcacacagaaatGGATAAGTGAAATGCTCATTAGACTAGGTACCTTTGGTGCTGATGTCGAGAGTTATATAGGCTTGAATCTGGTaactttatatgcttttaaatgattatttaattatttttaatgtttctaacttctactttttatgattttatagacaTAATTGTGAACGTTAACATAATTGCTGATGACTAAGAGTCTGAGGTGGACACCCCTtaagagttgggatggagttgagagactATGGATTATGGAGAATCTCTTTtattggtaagaatcaaattctacttttatcgtgttaattttttattatcaatttttttcctttattgattgtaaatttctatcttcatttAATATATGACCAATGGACTATTGAGATTTGAGTTAAATctgtgtttaatatttatgtagttatcttTAAAGACTAAGTTAATGTTGtaataaatgagactgttataacttgtgactacatgttatttagtttttaaactattgtatttaagttttttttagtattttttttacagttcGGAATTGAGCTTTAGTGAGCTTAAAAGTCGAAAAATGACATTCATTTAACCTAATAAAAGGGCATTCATTGGAGTCGGACTCGGAGTAAAAATTTACCTCCGACTAGTTCAGAAACGTCAACTCCAACTCCATCGGAATCAGATCTCAGCCCTGGACAATATGTTTAGAGAGTGACGAGAGAGATTCGAAGATAACCCCAAATTGCATCggtatgaaaaataatttctacGTGTATTTGACTTGGAACAAATGGCCAAATTTTTTATGAGCGGAACAGTACGCTCCTCGAAAAAGCTTAGATGCTTTTTCTtccctattttattttatttttatttttattttctcgtaattttcatattttcttgtttgttttttttaattcataacTTGTGATTGAGTGAGCCACCGTCTTCAAGTGAGTGAGATGACGGCGTACTCTCTTATATACTCAATTGTGTTCTTGAATTATGCCTTATTACTTGTTTTACTAAAGGGATGCTTAGGGATTGAGATTGTTAATAATAGTGAATTAGTTcctgaatagtaataaaatgatttaaattattacgttttataagattttgaaaaaagagaaaaaaaaaattaataaaaatattataaaattaaaatattgatagaatataattttttaatattatatttattttgatatttaaaagaatgttttttatattttgtttgaaagtttggaaaagtcgtaatgattagtttaaaaatgtttgtatttgaataatgtttggGAAGTAaatagtgaaatgaaatgagataaaatagttttagataagttgaataaaatattattaaaatattattttttaatattattatttttttgaaatttgaaaaaattaaattgtttattacattttatgtaagaatttgaaaaaattataatgataatacgAGATGAAATCATCTATGtatccaaacatagcctaagaTGTGATGAATTGAGAAACATTATCAAACATCCcctaaaaatctattttaacctgcaaaaataaaaaattaaaaaagaactcataaggtgccgtttggatagtgagatagttttagataaaaattaaattaaatattattattgttttgaaatttaaaaaaattgaattatttattatattttatgtgaaaatttgaaaaattataatgatgagatgaaataaaatcgtTTCTATATTCAAACAGGCCTAAGTCTTATTTTATCTTCCATACTGTACGAAAAGGTCAAGGCCACAAATACACAAaccttcaaaaaaaattttgatttcgtTAAAGCTTGCACAAACACTATACACTCTCTTCTTCTATCTCATTATACTGATGCAACCTTTCATCCTGTTAAAAGATTTAAGACCAGGCTTCTGTTTTTAAATAACAAGACGTCAACTGCAGAAGAAAAGCCACTGCCAAATTCCACCAGTTGTTGAACAAACCACTGCTAATATAACCAACTTCTACCCAATAACAATGCAAGCCTAAGCTCAATGGATTGGAATTTTGTTCTGGAAATAAACACACATTTTTCTACAGTTTGATCATAAGTTTACAACAAAAGCACATACTTCAATTAACTACAGTTGATATCGTAAAAACCTTTACAAGACTGGCTAATCCTGCACCCATTTAACAATTAAAATGCCCAAACATAGATGGTCCACAGAATAACTTACGAAACTGTACAAATACTCAATGGCCCCAACtacttcatcatctcaactATCTACTCTCCCCAGCTGTGAATCAGGCTGATTCATTATCAACTGCTGGAGCATTGAAGTAAGCAGTTATTGCCTTCAACTTTCCATTTAAATGATTCTTCTCAACCTGAGACCATGGACAACAGCTTTAGCAAAAAAGTTACTAAAACCGAATGAAGAATATGGCActtgcctcgtttgttttcgcagatgaaatgagatgagttaagataaaagttgaaaattaaataaaatattgttagaatatatttttttaatattattattgttttagaatttgaaaaaattgaattgtttattttcttctgtAAGGAAATTTGGGaaggttgtaatgattagatgaaatgaaatgagatgagatgtgttttgaaaacaaacgtgTTAATGTTTATAGCATGAGAAAGACATAATTCTTGAACTGAGAATATTAACAAACCAAACAACGAACACAAAGCCAAAATTTAATAGCATCCAATCTCTCAGAAAGAGTGGGGCCAGACTGTTAAAAGATGCCACAGTAAATTCTTTCATGATTTTACTGCACAATTGCTACTCAAACATTCATTGTCATCACAAGAGCTGAAGGAAAATGagtttcaacttttaaatttatcatcaGGTTAATGAAAATTCGGCCCAATGATCATTATTTACACTAGCTGACGTCTACAATAGGAGGAAAGATTGCACTAGAGTCTACGATAAACTTACAAGAGAAAAGCGTACTGACTAATCTAAGTTGAGAGAAGTACCTCTACTGCCCATGGAGGATGAGCTGATAAACACAGCTCTGCTAATTGGTTGATATCAACATTTCTTGGGAGAAACATAACAAGCCTGGAAGCAATTTTCTTTGCAGTGTTAAAGAGAAAATATCTGCATGAGTACATATTAGAGCAGCATGAAGTTAACATCAGCCTTCATGTTAGTGTAAttccaactaaaaaaaaaaaacaaaaaactcacCCATCATGTGGCTTTAGCATTGTCTTGATATCATATGTCTCCACTTTAGCATAATCAGGTCCCCCCAAGGAGGTGATAGAAAAACTGTGTCCGCCTGAAGTACCAAGTCATGAGTGCTGAAAACAATTAGAATATTGAAACCATCTCAATCATATGCATCCATTATAAAGCATACAAGTAGATGTTTTGCATTTCAGAAGAGTATGACAAGTCCATTCCGATACCAATTGGTGTTATTAAAAGTTCATCACAAAAAACAGCAGAACTGCTTGAAACTTAATAACTTGTAACATTATTATCTTAAAGGATGCTCCTCAACGTCCTCTAAATTCAACCATTCCTTAGGCGCTAGTTCTTCACTTTTAAACTCCATTCCATCTTATATGAAACCGtacaattacatttttttttttttgggtgacgAAGCCATTCCATAAACCACAGTAATGATAATCTAACTTCAAAACCACTCCTACCCAATGATATATAATAACCATAGAACTGTCCTTGAGTATAAAAAATGGTATCCTAACTTATACCGTTATTTTCtccaaattaaaatttatggTAAAAAATAATGGAGAGAATAAACCAATCAAAACTCAGTATTTCAGCAATATAATATGTACACCATATTCTGGGGGATGAATCCTACAAATACAAGGGCATTTGGCTTCATATTTCGTCACTATTATATGTACAACATATTCTATTTACtcattttcactattttcaCCAGATTTCTCAAACATATAACCGTTCTTAGTAATTAATACATTGCACTTTGTATTTTCATTAGCAAAAACAGTTTCtccttttttcattttgtatttgtactgtttttatttttaagctgTTTAGGCCAttgaataaaagtaaaatttacgAAATGATAAGCATTTCTGTCATGAAagttttgatctttttcttttaatattttatatttgcaaggtataaaaatttaaatgataaaaaaaatttcaatctcaTGAGATAAAAAGAGCAAGATTTAAATTGTAAAGCGTTCATGAATGAAGTTTGGGTTAAATTTAGTGGGGTTTGGTTCCTCTTACAGTTTGGCAATTTAAATTGCTACCTCGGCCAAAAAATTAACACCAACCATGTggagaataaatattttagtatattaaaTCAAAGAGAACATCTGCACTATGTCTCTCTTAGTTCCTTCAGAATGATTTTGTCATTTCCTTGTAATGCCTCAAAATTGTGACTATTCCGTGACAGTTCATGCGGTTTTCATTTAAAAGTTAAGGGGCACCACATACTCTTGATCAATTCGGAGAAAACACTCCCCATAGGGCAAAACTGATAACATCATTAACATGGGGGGTCAGGAGGGCAATCCCCCATGCAACTTCCACAAAGAACATCAGACACTGTTAAAGGTCGGAAAATTACATTTTGATTTGCATGTTCAGTTAAGATCAGAGTgtcaaaattgatgaaaaatagCACATGtagcaatctttttttttattttttattagcacCAGGTGTCTGAGAACAAAGTCCTGACTAATCCAGGAGTGCACAGGCCCTAGGCAAGGAGTTTCTTGCAAGCGCACCTCGAGTAATTCAAGGGTAAGTTCCctagacctggagggagcataccaccaagaccatgGTCATTACCACttaagccaacccctaggggttagcATATGTAGTAATTTTAATGGTCAGATCTTAACCAAGCATGCAAATTTCCATATTTTAGTACTTCAGAGTGTCAATTGCCAGCTTTGGTAGTTAGTTTGGGGTGCAAATTGAAAAATGGTGGTAGTTCACAGGTGCAAAATAGTATATCCCCtaaatgttaatatattaaaagaCAGCTTTAATACCTTTAACTTTGGTGCCAAACTGAAAAAGTCACCCTTTATGAAATCTATGTGGTCGTTAACTCCATAGATGGCAGCATTATGATGCGCATAATCAATCTTCTTTTCGTCAATATCAACTGCAGTTACATGTTTGCTcctgaaaaatgataaataagagtaagcataaataaatgtttttaaaatgcaaagcagaagataagaaaatatgTGCCATGAATTTCCACCCTATCCCCGTTCatataatgaataaaacaaataggAAATATGAAACCTGAATCCATCCAAggtaaatagataaatatcCACAGGTACTTGCAATCAGTAACCTGGGTAAAGATCAAACAGTATAGTTTCAAACTTCAACAGGAACCCCgggttaaaaaaataagtataataatCATTCCACATCTAAGAAAGAcgtcatgttttatttttttattaatttgtcaGCATCACTTCTATCCCCTTGAAACAATTCGTGGGCCCTTCAACCAGAGTAAATGAAGGCAACACAATTGCTGGTTCAGTGCTCTTCAATGGCTGTCTTCAATTGGAAGTGGAGTTTACATGCCCAGTTGTATGCTTTTAAAAAGAGTTAGGGTGGTGCAAACAAACTGCATTGGAGCGAATCCAAGCGAGGACTGTTTGAAGTTAAGTCATTTCATAATGCATTAGTCCCCTACAATAACATCTCCTTTCCATGGAGGACCATTGGAAGGAGTAAGGCTCCCTTGAGAGCAGCTTTCTTTGTCTGGATGGTTGTACTGGGACAGATCCTTAACCCAATTTGAGGAAATGACATTTTGTGGTTATTTAATGGTGTTATTATATGTGCAAGCAGAATGGGGAATCAGAGGATCATCTCATACTTCACTGCAAGGTAGCCAGCCCTTTGTGGCAAACAGTGCTTAGCCCATTTGGGCTAATATGATGCCAAAATGGTTTGGGGATCTGTCAGCATTTGGTGTTGGAAAGGGTGGTTTGAAAGTCTGCAAAAGCCGTTGCAGCAAGAAAATGAATGCAAATGATAGAATTGATATATTAGCGTGGAAGACCCAAGGCTTTATTCTTTGATTCACTTTACCATTGGATGGCAGCCCACCTATGTCTTCCTAACTTTAGTTTCCAGAATTCTTTTGGTCTCTTTTCCCTCTCTCATTAGGTGAGTTTGAACTTGaagtatactccctgtgtatcTTACCACTGCTAAAAATGTCAGGACTATCAACTTAACATTACCATTAGATGTACACATCTTTGAGGGTAATGAACATTATAATATTGATCTCACAGGTAGTGGAGCCTCCCCTGCTGTTCAGCTGCAGTTTTGAacctaaattttaattttgttgttcaCTAAGGTCAAAATCCAATCCGAATTAAGCAGGATGCAGGTACTGCAGCGGAAGTCGATTCAGATCTCAATTCAATCCTAAGTTTCGACTTATTTAGATATCAATTAAggaaaatttttattatctttgacATGTGATTAGGAAATTCGAGGGGAGGTCAAGATTGTTTGATGACAACACCAGATGGAGAATTCAATGGCAAATTTCATCATAAAAGATTCAAAAGTAAAAATTACACAATGGGGTCAGAATAATACTAACCTTAGAGCAAATTGTATAGCATTCCCGCCAACCCCAGTAAAACAGTCAACTATGATGCCGCTGCCACAACGGGATGCATGATGTCTAGCTATAGACTCTGGAGTGACAGAAAACCATCCCTCTTCATCCATTTTTATACCATTATCAAATTTAGAGAAGAGCAGGTATCTCTGCCACCAGTATTTGCTAATATTAGCAGAACATTTTCTGAGAATTCCTTCAAACTCAAGTTCTGCAGTATGCAAATGGTTTATCACAGTTTAACCAGTGTAATGACATTTCAGAGTATCAGAAACTATTGCAGGCAGTAACGGCACAACACAGTTCTGGGCAAAAAGAACAGGATactaaacataaaaaagaaaaaaaaaaaaaaaagcgtaaGCATACCTTCTATTTTCGTAGGTTTGGCGATGAGCAAGTGTCCAACCCATCTTTAATTAGTTTGACCAAAAAATCATCTACATTGTGATATGGAAttaactctttatttatttttaaaaaaaaaggaaatatatttTGCTTTCTGAAACTCTTTCTCGATCAGCTTTAAGTTTTTACACCTAAGATAGACTTGAATCTAGAGAAAgttctgttttttttctctcatttctagAATAACTTGTTGCTGCAGTCCTTCAAGTTATAATGGATATCAGAGGataataaattatctttatagCCCTCATCAGTTCCATGCATCAGTTCACACTGTAAATCAAAAGACTTCAATTGttgtgtaaaaaaaaacacatgttcatattaaatttagttgtaatggtaaaattataaataatttctctttcttgCTTCAAATATTAAAGTAGAGTGATCAAGATCATTAGAATCTACATGCTACATTCTGGTCAAGATGTCTgagttctcttttctttttctttttttttctttttttttttttttttttttttttgtcattgaGATTAAAAGTATTAAGGTTAGAAGTAACACAAGCAACATTAGGTGGAATAACACAAAATCATGCCAGTCCAAGGGTGAATTtgacaaaagaaaagaacaatatGAAACAGATGATTCGCCCCTGCCTACAAGATTTCtgcataaagaaaaattaaaatttgaaaattgacaAACAAATACAGGGAGCAAAGGGTGCCAGCTAGTTTGGTGAAGTATCATGGTCTCGTATAAAAGACAGAGTAAACATCTTTACCAGAAATGTTCTATTTAAGAAATGGGAGGGGGCTATCTTCCCTTCGTAGGTCATAGGACCAAGCAACCTCAACAGaaccatagagagagagagggagtgaaGTCACGAACCTTCATTGTCATTGGAGGATTTTCTCTGTCTTTGTGTTCtcctcactttctttttttgttttttcataatATGGTCACAACGGGTATCTATCTTATCTGTTAATGTATCCACATTTCCAAAAGTTATATCACTACACTCGGAAGCTGCTTCAGTATGTGTCTTGGTCAACCTGCAATGAAGACAAGATGTCAGAGGCCCAAGTGGGCATCTTTTTAAATAAAGGCCGAACCAGACACAATCTTATTTTGATGATTTAACACAATAATAATACACTTTTATATTCTACCTGCTGGTATCTAGAACTTGAGAGacttcatcatcttcataacTTGCATCGCAAGAGATGATTTTACTAGGTCTATCAAGGAGATCAACATAATCCAGTTCATTGGGTCTATCAGCATATGTCTGTTGCAACTCACCACTGCTGACCTCATCATTAACTGGTGGCTTGATTTTAATTCCTGAACTGCAACTAAAATTGGATAAAATCCAAGTTCAGGGTCATCTAAAATGGAacttcataaaaacataaatataaaaatgatcgAAGTAGGAAAACAGGCAGGCAGGTACATACAAACAAAGGGAAGACAGACTACCTGTTAGTCTCTGGTATCAAGCAAAATGTTCTTTCATTAGTGCAACTTATATTGATCTCAAAAATTGCATCTGCATGCTCAAAACTGCTCGCCGATGTTACAGCCACACCAGAAAGAGAGTTGTCTACACCAAGTTTGATCCCAACTGAGAGCTCATCAGGTGGCCAATTCCCAAGTTTATCATTATTCTTGCGTTCATGAGACGACTCAACTCTAGTTTGCAAATTATACACATGACTTGCGTCTTCAGCAGGGCTAACATCCAGTTTTGTTACCTCGGTAGTCACTTCATTCGACTCATTATTAACGTCACCATATGCCAAATATTCCAGGCCCTCAGGCGGGTACCATGTAGACGCATGTGTTTTGATATTGTAAAAATAGTTTCTATTGTAGAAAGTGTCCCGATACACCATCCAATACCCATGATCATCATTGCAGTTCAAGCTATCAGTTCCATCCTCCTCTAGCATTTTTGGAACAGGAGTACATGCAAATGAATCAGGAAGATATGGTTGCCCATTGCTGTTATTGTCTGAATTATCCACTTTTTCTTTATCATGGTAAGCAGCCGATAACCTTTCTATACATTCATAATCCAGTAATCTTCCAttatattctttcttatcattgTCAAAGCTAGTATCTGTCAAATAGCTCCCCCTACAAAGTACCTTATCCAAGTTAATCAAATTAGCTGAATTTTTCATGTCATCCTTGAACAGTATAGAACTGGGTACAGAGCCACAATCCAAGCCATCATCGGGTAAAATGTTGGATATTCCCTCAAAAACTTGTTCCTTATCATTGTCACAAGTGATCCTAGTTGAACTTGCTGAATTATCTCCTTCATCAGCGGGCCAATGGGATATTTTGACATCCACTGCAACATCATAATTAGATGATTCACTTTGCCCCAGCATTGACATAGAACATAAAGAACTGCTCGTATTATCATGAAAAATAGTAGGAGATAAAATCTCCCCCTCACTCACTTTGCATATTTCAATTGCTCCATCCACAATATTTGTATGACTGTTTGACTGCTTCATGCGTGTACCCTTTCTTTTGCCTTTATCCATTCCCATCTTCTTTcacattaaacaaaaaataggtTCATTATCACAAACAGGAATAATAGCAGCAAGAATTATAGAGAAAAGCGTGAAAGTGCAAAGTAAGAGTGATGAGGGTAGACTCCAACAACTCCTGGATTGACCACGAGCAAGTCCTTTTGCTTCATTTTGATACTCAAGAAGTTAGTGACATGGATATAGTAATATGATTAGGACTCTAAAAGCCGAAAtagcttttgtatttttttggtataaaatatgaaatacaaCTATCTTCGCTCTACCATTAGCCAAATCTTTATCGCCTCTTTGGCTAGAGGGCAAAGATGACATCGATTGTAATAGGCATTGACTACTAAAACATAGAAGGGAACCTACCTCTTTGTTTGTGTGGAAGGAAAGAGGAAGCCCTAATGCATTCATCTGTTCGGTGAGTTCCATTTCTTCAGGTAAAGGGCTATAATCTGAACAAGcagcaaaaaaaataaacaggaAAA comes from Juglans microcarpa x Juglans regia isolate MS1-56 chromosome 8S, Jm3101_v1.0, whole genome shotgun sequence and encodes:
- the LOC121244547 gene encoding LOW QUALITY PROTEIN: uncharacterized protein LOC121244547 (The sequence of the model RefSeq protein was modified relative to this genomic sequence to represent the inferred CDS: inserted 1 base in 1 codon), which encodes MGVVEPQPQPQGPAIRALGSLFKLTHVYLWDDGSAETPQCSSFSGRSKSAEDDKDDTGSNILSSTRDYSPLPEEMELTEQMNALGLPLSFHTNKEKMGMDKGKRKGTRMKQSNSHTNIVDGAIEICKVSEGEILSPTIFHDNTSSSLCSMSMLGQSESSNYDVAVDVKISHWPADEGDNSASSTRITCDNDKEQVFEGISNILPDDGLDCGSVPSSILFKDDMKNSANLINLDKVLCRGSYLTDTSFDNDKKEYNGRLLDYECIERLSAAYHDKEKVDNSDNNSNGQPYLPDSFACTPVPKMLEEDGTDSLNCNDDHGYWMVYRDTFYNRNYFYNIKTHASTWYPPEGLEYLAYGDVNNESNEVTTEVTKLDVSPAEDASHVYNLQTRVESSHERKNNDKLGNWPPDELSVGIKLGVDNSLSGVAVTSASSFEHADAIFEINISCTNERTFCLIPETNSCSSGIKIKPPVNDEVSSGELQQTYADRPNELDYVDLLDRPSKIISCDASYEDDEVSQVLDTSRLTKTHTEAASECSDITFGNVDTLTDKIDTRCDHIMKKQKKKVRRTQRQRKSSNDNEELEFEGILRKCSANISKYWWQRYLLFSKFDNGIKMDEEGWFSVTPESIARHHASRCGSGIIVDCFTGVGGNAIQFALRSKHVTAVDIDEKKIDYAHHNAAIYGVNDHIDFIKGDFFSLAPKLKADTVFLSPPWXGPDYAKVETYDIKTMLKPHDGYFLFNTAKKIASRLVMFLPRNVDINQLAELCLSAHPPWAVEVEKNHLNGKLKAITAYFNAPAVDNESA